From a single Actinomycetota bacterium genomic region:
- a CDS encoding class II aldolase/adducin family protein, with protein sequence MRLHRERQLIADYGRRMTSDRLVVGTSGNLSIRAGDLLAVTPAGHAYDTLTPELVCVQDLDGSPVEGDLAPTSELPFHQLIYAHTNAAAVVHTHSTAATVVSTVVDELPTIHYVLAVMGGPIRVAPYATFGSQELAGNVVAALEGRSGVLLANHGAITYGPTIEVAYDRALYLEWVAEVWLRAHSLAPAFTPRILGEAEMAEVYARIQGAYGTSGRPGTACPPGSRS encoded by the coding sequence ATGCGCCTTCATCGGGAGCGTCAACTGATCGCCGACTACGGGCGGCGCATGACCAGCGACCGGCTGGTCGTGGGGACCTCGGGCAACCTCAGCATCCGGGCCGGCGACCTGCTGGCGGTCACGCCGGCCGGCCATGCCTACGACACGCTCACCCCCGAGCTGGTCTGCGTCCAGGACCTGGACGGCTCGCCGGTGGAAGGGGACCTCGCCCCGACCAGCGAGCTTCCCTTCCACCAGCTCATCTACGCCCACACCAACGCCGCGGCGGTCGTCCACACCCACTCCACGGCCGCCACGGTCGTGTCCACGGTGGTGGACGAGCTGCCCACCATCCACTACGTCCTGGCCGTCATGGGCGGCCCCATCCGGGTGGCCCCCTACGCCACCTTCGGCAGCCAGGAGCTGGCCGGCAACGTGGTGGCCGCCCTCGAGGGCCGCTCGGGCGTGCTGCTGGCCAACCACGGCGCCATCACCTACGGGCCGACGATCGAGGTGGCCTATGACCGCGCCCTGTACCTGGAGTGGGTCGCCGAGGTCTGGCTGCGGGCCCATTCCTTGGCCCCCGCCTTCACCCCCCGCATCCTCGGAGAGGCGGAGATGGCCGAGGTGTACGCCAGGATCCAAGGCGCCTACGGCACCTCCGGCCGCCCCGGGACGGCCTGCCCACCAGGGTCTCGTAGCTAG